tggCTTGAAATAGATTTAATTTACTCAGAATCCTGGCGGAATCACGATATTCTTTAGCAGAAACTGGTTTCAGAAAGAGCTCGCTCATTTCCAATTCGTTGCTTCCGACAGCCATCCGCACCAGAGCACGACCAGTGTTTGCGTCCATGCTAAGAACCTgatgaaacaaatttagtTATAATTTAATGGCAGATTTTAATAGAATTTTTACTTACTTGTCCATATAAACCTTGATGTTTCCCGCTGAGCAACTGTACATTTGCACCGATAATCACTTTGAGctcttcttcgccttctttTGGCTTTGTTAAAGCTTTAGCTGCATTTTCTAAAACAGTACGGTCAGCCCCAAGACCAAGTCCTTTAGGCCTAAGTTTCACCTCCATGGGAGCAGCCACTCTTGATTGAATAAAAGATAATTTGATGAGAATTCAGAACCATTAATTAATGTGAAATATGGCAATGATACCCTTTTCTAGAGAGACCGATACCCTCTGAGGCTTTCCAACCCATTCCTCTCAACATGGCCATTCCATAGGCTTCCACTGGGATCGCTTCATAATCATCAAGTGTGGACTAGAGAGAAATGTCAAGAGTTAATTACATAATTAAGGTGCAGTTGCGAAATTCAGTACCTGATCTGCACGGAGGGAAACATCTACTTTTTCATCTGTTTCAAAGCCAGATGGAACACGATTTTGCATAAATAGGGGGATATCAATGTTGGAGGGTACGCCATTGCCTCTGTTCTCCCAGCCATCAACAGCCTTCAGTGTTTCTTGcaggatttctttttcggcttGCTTGTCCAAGTCTGATGCTTCTGTGTTCTCGGTTTTGGTATCACTGCCAGGGGTCCTCCACCGATTCTTTGTTATAAGAGGAATAACCAGTTCCTTTTTGGGTGCTTTTTTGATGGATCTAAATAGAATAATGCAGAAAAtgaatgtaaaattaatattttgtgGCGGGAAAAGCAACATACccattgattttgttgtgcTCGACAGTTTTGACGAAATCAGTCTCTTCGCGAGTTTCTTGAGTCGTATCCAATAGTTTCGACTGAGTTAATTTCACGTTatcatgtttcttttttgaactaAAGGCAAAAGACACACCAGGCTTGGTTTCCGACATAATGACACACGAATACGTTAATATCAAGGATTTCCTTTTCGCTCAGAAGATGTCTTtatggaaacaacaaaaaaggtggGGAGACGCAAGCAGACGaacattgaaaaatcaaatcagacaACTGCCGTGCATTCTGCGGTGGTATTATAACTACGCGTAGCTTCTGCATAATTTTCGtgtaattaaaatatctaatTAATTCGCTAGGCGAAGGCGATGTTTCGtcgttttaattaaattgtctgaaggaaaaattcaattatgtTACTAGGCAACTGCaactgatttgatttcatccTGCCTGACGCTGATGCCGCCAGGCCACAGCCGCGGTTGCCTCTAGTGCCTACTTGACTTTGATTAAAATGTAACCGAGTACGTaattaaaaggaaatggaGCACGAAGATGAGAAGATGATATCATGGGCTCATTTTGTAACTGCCTGTAGCGTCACGCAATGGAGATGCTCGCATCATATTGACAAAGTTGTAAGGCTTCATCAAAGAATTGAGGTCACTATATATTGATACTGATGCACGTAGACCATTGAAGTGACATAATCATGTGACACAATCaagtatatttatttaataaaatcgAACGACCGGGgccttgatttttttgtaggctGGTTCCGAAATTGACCAATCGTAACCTTCGGTGTAATCTACCAGACACTCGCTAGATGTCTGCATCGGACGAgtcaagcagacgacaaaataaaactctagaacaaaaatatttacgCATTTACGAGCATCGACGATATTTGTTCATTCCAAAACAACTACGTACTGCCATAGAGTGTTGGGTTTGATTTCGTCATTCACTCCTTCCTCTATGGTACTACTAACACAGTGCTGTGACATAATTCCAACCGTATGTTATTACAAAACACATTTATCCTGACCTGAAATTTATTTGTACCAAGTGTCTTGCTCCCATTTCTAGGAAAAATAGGGTTAAGGTTACTCGACAATTTGTTGCTTAACTTGGAATAGATTGGCTGTTTTCCCAAATagtagtttatttttaaaaaaagattgatttcatttcgttcaAGGTCTCCATGTAGCCACTGGCCCTATAAAAGGACAACCATTCGAGGTTGTATTAGTAGTAGAATAACCCCAAGAGACGATCTTTCTAGTCTGTAATTTTCCattacgacgacgacatttcaaatcttttacCAAATTCAGAAGGCCGgcaatttaaatgttttaaaagttACCTCCAAGCGTTAAAAAAAGTCCCCGTATACAACAggtagtaaaaaaagaagaagggcgtCGATTTAccctttcttttctcaattaaAAGGGTCATTGACGTTTGTTAACCCCCCTTCGATTTAAAACGGTGAAAAAAAGAGGTCTTTTACGGTCAAGGTCATCGACTGTCGTCCGCCAAACCGAGGAACTGCGTTCGACTTGTTTGCCTTTTTCGCCAGTGCATTCTGAACAATGGTGCGACTCGTACGTCTTTTCTGCTTGTTCATCTCTTCTGCCACTTTTGGACTTGCCCAAGTTCAATCTCTTCCTCCGCCATGTCCAAGGTAAATTTCATctatttctgtgtgtgttggcaaTGATTAATCTTTTCGTGTTTCTCTCAATAGTCCCATTTACTGTCACGGTCCACTCTTGCACACGGTTCAGATGGCCAAATTGTATCACGACTCCAAGACTTTTGTCGACAAGAAATTACGTTTCGACCCAGAATTAGTTGCAGCCAATTTCACTCAACTGATGAACCTTACAGACAATAGTCCATCCCAAAACGATCTCGTCATCTTCATCAGTCAACATTTCGAGAGTGAAGGATCAGAATTTCAACCGTGGGATCCTTCCGACTGGCTCGACAGCCCGTCATTCCTTCAAAATATCAACAACACACAATTGAGAAATTGGGGGAAAGAATTACATGGAGCCTGGAAATTCCTAGGCCGACAAATTAAAGGTACAATGCAAATTTTATTAcaagttttccatttttttaaatgacacATTTGTCGTAATTCTTATATAACAGATGACGTCAAAGAACGCCCCGAGCTATACTCGATGATTTATGTGCCTCATCCTTTCATCATTCCTGGAGGAAGATTTCGTGAAATTTATTACTGGGATTCTTACTGGATCGTCCAAGGTCTTCTCATCTCTCAAATGAACCACACGGTTGGGTCTAAATAATTTTCTCTAAAAGTTTAAATCAATATTGACaaaacttttgattattttgtctATTAGGTGAGGGGAATGTTGGATAATTTCCTGCATATGGTGGATGTTTACGGCATGGTCCCAAATGGCGGTCGCATCTACTATCAGCTGAGGTCGCAGCCCCCAATGTTGATTCCCATGGTGGATCGTTACATCAACGCCACTGGGGATGTCGAATTTCTTAATGGGCGGTTACATCTCT
The window above is part of the Daphnia pulex isolate KAP4 chromosome 3, ASM2113471v1 genome. Proteins encoded here:
- the LOC124189687 gene encoding G-patch domain and KOW motifs-containing protein-like; this translates as MSETKPGVSFAFSSKKKHDNVKLTQSKLLDTTQETREETDFVKTVEHNKINGSIKKAPKKELVIPLITKNRWRTPGSDTKTENTEASDLDKQAEKEILQETLKAVDGWENRGNGVPSNIDIPLFMQNRVPSGFETDEKVDVSLRADQSTLDDYEAIPVEAYGMAMLRGMGWKASEGIGLSRKGVAAPMEVKLRPKGLGLGADRTVLENAAKALTKPKEGEEELKVIIGANVQLLSGKHQGLYGQVLSMDANTGRALVRMAVGSNELEMSELFLKPVSAKEYRDSARILNKEKYDEYKTKQDKERNEKERNDRESRKKRKHSPSHRSRRSGSRERRDEKKESRSKNRSSKGSDEKREPWLHPLLRVRCVDSSFKDGQFYKQKMVVVDVISKNHCICKAENGKLLENVNISKLETVIPRSDPAYVMVVKGKRKGQVCQVIERDKERYTATVQILPDRDEVFQLDYDDICEYTGDVRNL